A genomic region of Gossypium hirsutum isolate 1008001.06 chromosome D01, Gossypium_hirsutum_v2.1, whole genome shotgun sequence contains the following coding sequences:
- the LOC121213719 gene encoding zinc finger CCCH domain-containing protein 34, with amino-acid sequence MERDPESDPQPEWNTQGPETGLEEPVCRLGLEGGSESYPERPDEADCIYYLRTGFCGYGSKCRFNHPRDRAGVMGVGRGGVGEYPERVGQPVCQYYMRTGACKFGASCKYHHPKQGGGSVSSVPLNYYGYPLRPGEKECSYYVKTGQCKFGTTCKFHHPAPPAMQVPAPSPAPQVAPAPTPMPAPTMYSTVQSPSGPSSQQYGVVMARPPLMPGSYVQGPYGPLLLSQGVPSWNPYPGPVGYGTQPTVPSSSTFGATPLSPSATAYTGSHQFVPSSFESNIQEEVSFPERPGQPECQYYMKTGRCKYGSSCRYHHPPEVFAPKADVVLSPLGLPLRPGAPPCTHYTQRGMCKFGAACRFDHPMGTLSYSPSASSLADMPVAPYPVGTTIGTLAPSSSSSELRPELLSGSSKDPAPAMISSSVSASSEPVGSVFSEGAPVPHSTTQQSSWSSAPSTGGGSDDDEPHSSS; translated from the exons ATGGAGCGGGACCCAGAATCCGATCCGCAACCGGAATGGAATACTCAGGGACCCGAAACGGGACTcgaag AACCGGTTTGTCGATTGGGATTAGAAGGTGGGTCGGAATCATACCCGGAACGACCCGATGAAGCTGATTGTATTTACTATTTGAGGACTGGGTTTTGTGGCTATGGTTCTAAGTGCCGATTCAATCATCCTCGTGACCGTGCTGgg GTTATGGGAGTTGGAAGAGGTGGTGTTGGAGAGTATCCGGAGAGAGTGGGCCAGCCAGTTTGTCAG TATTATATGAGGACGGGAGCATGCAAATTTGGTGCTTCTTGTAAGTACCATCATCCCAAGCAAGGAGGTGGTTCTGTTAGCTCTGTGCCACTAAATTATTACGGATATCCATTACGTCCG GGTGAAAAGGAGTGTTCTTATTATGTGAAGACGGGACAGTGTAAATTTGGTACAACATGTAAATTCCATCATCCTGCACCACCGGCTATGCAAGTTCCGGCGCCATCTCCAGCTCCACAAGTTGCACCTGCACCTACACCAATGCCCGCTCCAACCATGTATTCGACGGTGCAATCACCATCTGGCCCTTCCTCTCAACAATACGGAGTTGTAATGGCTAGGCCTCCCTTAATGCCAGGCTCGTATGTACAAGGCCCTTATGGTCCTTTGTTGCTTTCTCAAGGTGTTCCGAGTTGGAATCCGTATCCG GGACCTGTTGGTTATGGTACTCAACCGACTGTTCCGTCAAGCTCAACTTTTGGGGCAACACCATTGTCTCCTTCTGCAACTGCCTATACCGGGTCTCATCAATTTGTACCATCTAGTTTCGAGAGTAATATTCAGGAGGAGGTGTCGTTTCCGGAGAGACCTGGGCAACCGGAATGTCAGTATTATATGAAGACCGGTCGTTGTAAATATGGATCCTCCTGTAGATATCATCATCCGCCGGAAGTGTTTGCACCAAAAGCAGATGTCGTCCTTAGCCCTCTTGGTCTTCCGCTTCGTCCG GGTGCGCCCCCTTGCACTCATTATACACAACGTGGAATGTGCAAGTTTGGAGCCGCTTGCAGGTTTGATCATCCTATGGGAACATTAAGTTACAGTCCCTCTGCATCTTCCCTCGCCGATATGCCTGTTGCACCCTATCCTGTTGGAACTACAATCGGTACTCTAGCTCCATCATCCTCATCGTCGGAATTACGACCCGAACTTCTTTCAGGGTCCAGCAAAGACCCTGCTCCAGCCATGATATCATCATCAGTGAGCGCTTCAAGTGAGCCGGTCGGTTCCGTTTTCTCTGAAGGTGCACCTGTTCCTCATTCAACCACACAACAATCTAGTTGGAGTTCTGCTCCTTCTACTGGCGGTGGCAGTGATGACGATGAGCCACACAGTTCAAGCTAA
- the LOC121213718 gene encoding serine/threonine-protein kinase PBL27 has translation MGGGGCFPCFGSSNKEKSNNGGKSIKELNNKDSTKDGSVGQSHHVNRASLDKSKSRSGSDSKKEPAVSKNGSTENIPAQTFTFRELAAATKNFRPECLLGEGGFGHVYKGRLESTGQVVAVKQLDRNGLQGNREFLVEVLMLSLLHHPNLVNLIGYCADGDQRLLVYEFMPLGSLEDHLHDLPPDKEPLDWNTRMKIAAGAAKGLEYLHDKASPPVIYRDLKSSNILLDEGYHPKLSDFGLAKLGPVGDKTHVSTRVMGTYGYCAPEYAMTGQLTLKSDVYSFGVVFLELITGRKAIDNMRAPGEQNLVAWARPLFKDRRKFPKMADPLLQGRYPMRGLYQALAVAAMCLQEQAATRPLIGDVVTALTYLASQTYDPNAPGNQSNRVGPSNPRLKDDRNMADGLDSPEGRGWHHGSPSTHRNSPDYRKRNQMRESSTGSELIRNDAGGGSGRKCGSDDSERQESNRGSPLNASRARETPHNRVLDRERAVAEAKVWGENWRERKRANAMGSFDGTNE, from the exons ATGGGTGGTGGTGGGTGTTTTCCTTGTTTTGGATCATCAAACAAGGAAAAGAGTAATAATGGTGGGAAATCCATTAAAGAACTGAACAACAAGGATTCAACTAAAGATGGCTCAGTTGGTCAGTCTCATCATGTTAATAGAGCTAGTTTAG ACAAATCAAAATCTCGGAGTGGTTCTGATTCTAAGAAGGAACCTGCAGTATCTAAAAATGGATCAACCGAAAATATCCCAGCTCAAACATTTACATTTCGAGAGCTTGCTGCTGCCACAAAGAACTTTAGGCCGGAATGTCTATTAGGAGAAGGTGGTTTTGGACATGTTTACAAGGGCCGGTTGGAAAGTACGGGACAG GTCGTTGCTGTCAAACAGCTTGATAGAAATGGCCTTCAGGGAAATAGAGAATTCCTCGTTGAAGTTCTCATGCTTAGTCTCTTACACCACCCAAACCTTGTCAACCTGATTGGTTATTGTGCCGATGGGGACCAACGCCTCCTTGTCTACGAGTTTATGCCTTTAGGGTCATTGGAGGATCATTTACATG ATCTTCCACCGGATAAGGAACCTTTGGACTGGAATACGAGAATGAAGATTGCAGCTGGTGCAGCCAAGGGATTGGAATACTTGCACGATAAAGCTAGTCCTCCTGTTATATACCGAGACTTAAAATCATCCAACATCCTTCTTGATGAAGGCTATCACCCTAAATTATCTGATTTCGGGCTTGCGAAACTAGGTCCTGTTGGTGACAAAACCCATGTGTCCACTCGTGTAATGGGTACTTATGGTTATTGTGCACCGGAATATGCAATGACCGGCCAGCTCACTCTAAAATCCGATGTCTACAGTTTTGGAGTGGTCTTTCTCGAGCTTATCACGGGGCGCAAGGCCATTGATAATATGCGTGCTCCTGGAGAGCAGAATCTGGTTGCATGG GCACGACCGCTTTTCAAAGATCGTAGGAAGTTTCCGAAAATGGCTGACCCGCTACTACAAGGTCGTTATCCGATGCGTGGATTGTACCAAGCTCTTGCAGTTGCAGCAATGTGTTTGCAAGAGCAAGCGGCTACAAGGCCTTTAATAGGCGATGTGGTTACGGCCCTTACGTATTTAGCCTCACAAACTTATGACCCAAATGCCCCTGGCAACCAAAGCAACAGAGTCGGTCCATCAAATCCAAGACTTAAGGATGATAGGAATATGGCTGACGGGTTAGACAGCCCCGAGGGTCGTGGATGGCATCATGGTTCTCCTTCCACGCATAGAAATTCACCTGATTACAGGAAGAGGAATCAGATGAGGGAATCTAGCACCGGTTCTGAGTTGATCAGGAATGACGCTGGTGGGGGATCAGGGAGGAAATGTGGTTCGGATGATTCGGAACGACAAGAATCTAATAGAGGCAGCCCACTGAATGCTTCAAGAGCAAGGGAAACTCCACATAATCGTGTTCTCGATAGAGAACGTGCTGTCGCGGAGGCCAAAGTATGGGGTGAGAATTGGAGGGAGAGAAAACGGGCGAACGCAATGGGTAGCTTTGATGGTACAAATGAGTAA
- the LOC107936104 gene encoding uncharacterized protein, with the protein MNVLRGIGVPESNILTLLNRQPRLLLYDPVRLKEIVEEVKRMGIGSSRMKFLVAVQAFRSMSKSTLEKKIDVYRRWGWSDQEINEAFGRYPLCMTVSEEKTMAIMDFLVNKMGYSSTLIAKEPCLVTRSLEKRIIPRAVFARELISQGLVNEFKLSTLFETSEKLEFVNGSSLVFVAVFLFPLMKLKLNVLLDLLLI; encoded by the exons ATGAATGTTTTGAGAGGAATTGGAGTTCCTGAATCGAATATCCTTACGCTGCTTAACCGTCAGCCTAGATTGCTTTTGTATGATCCGGTTCGGCTTAAGGAGATTGTGGAGGAAGTCAAAAGAATGGGGATTGGTTCTTCGAGGATGAAGTTTCTTGTTGCGGTTCAAGCTTTCAGATCAATGAGCAAATCCACATTAGAGAAGAAGATTGATGTTTATAGGAGATGGGGTTGGTCTGACCAAGAGATTAACGAAGCTTTCGGGAGGTATCCGTTGTGTATGACAGTTTCGGAGGAAAAGACCATGGCTATAATGGATTTTCTGGTGAACAAAATGGGCTACAGTTCGACTCTCATTGCCAAAGAACCGTGTTTAGTAACACGGAGCTTAGAGAAGAGGATTATCCCGAGGGCAGTGTTTGCTCGAGAATTGATATCACAAGGTTTggttaatgaatttaaattgtctACATTGTTCGAGACATCGGAAAAG TTGGAATTTGTCAATGGAAGCAGCCTTGTTTTTGTAGCTGTGTTCCTTTTTCCATTGATGAAGCTTAAGCTCAACGTTTTGCTGGACTTGCTGTTAATTTAA
- the LOC121203361 gene encoding transcription termination factor MTERF15, mitochondrial gives MNVLRGVGVPESNILMLLNYKARTLLCKPVRLKEIVEEVKGMGIDSSTTKFLAAVIALTSMSKSTLEKKFDVYRRWGWSDQEIREAFQRYPSCVTASEGKIMAIMDFLVTKMGYHSNLVAKQPSIFSQSLEKRIVPRALFARELLSLGLVSNLTLSALFDTSEKVFVNRFVNIAPELLILYEEKKKSV, from the coding sequence ATGAATGTTTTGAGAGGAGTTGGAGTCCCTGAATCGAATATCCTTATGCTGCTTAACTATAAGGCTAGAACGCTTTTGTGTAAACCGGTTCGGCTTAAGGAGATTGTGGAGGAAGTCAAAGGAATGGGGATTGATTCTTCAACGACGAAGTTTCTTGCTGCGGTTATTGCTTTGACATCAATGAGCAAATCCACACTAGAGAAGAAATTTGATGTATATAGGAGATGGGGTTGGTCGGACCAAGAGATTCGTGAAGCTTTTCAAAGGTATCCATCGTGTGTTACTGCTTCAGAGGGTAAGATCATGGCTATAATGGACTTTCTCGTGACCAAAATGGGCTATCATTCGAATCTCGTTGCTAAACAACCGAGTATTTTCAGTCAAAGCTTAGAGAAGAGGATTGTCCCAAGGGCTTTATTTGCTCGAGAATTGTTATCACTAGGTTTGGTTAGTAACTTAACATTGTCTGCATTGTTCGACACATCAGAGAAGGTGTTTGTGAACCGTTTTGTAAACATAGCACCCGAGCTCTTGATACTATACGAAGAAAAAAAGAAGTCAGTATAG
- the LOC107936087 gene encoding transcription termination factor MTERF15, mitochondrial, with amino-acid sequence MIYSIFRTSLLHGRQAMASSQNFNLSITKISTTLRFFSISSNEHSFTVSYLINKCGFSPESASRTSNYVHFETPEKPDSLIIFLDNHGFSKTQIKNLIKRQPKLLYSDTEKTLLPKLEFLYSIGFSMPELAKLLSDYPPLLRASLEKRIIPSFNLLRNLFQSDDKAIKSIKRFAGILVSDFEKNLLPNMNILRGIGVPESNILLQLHRKPRTLMFNPVRLEEIVEEVKRMGIDTSRKKFLDVVFAMKSMTKSTLEKKIDVYKRWGWSDQEIHEAFRRYPLCMTVSEDKIMAIMDFLVNKMGYSSTLVAKQSSVLSRSLEKRIVPRALFAQELSSKGLVNDFKLSVLFDTSEKTFNKMFGDYFVKKAPELLKLYKENVEK; translated from the coding sequence ATGATTTATTCCATCTTTAGAACTAGTCTTCTTCATGGGAGGCAAGCCATGGCTTCCTCACAAAATTTCAATCTTTCAATCACTAAAATATCAACTACTCTTAGATTCTTCTCCATTAGCTCAAATGAACACTCCTTTACAGTTTCATACCTTATAAACAAATGTGGGTTCTCCCCAGAATCGGCTTCACGGACTTCAAATTATGTTCATTTTGAAACCCCTGAAAAGCCCGATTCTCTGATTATTTTCCTGGACAATCACGGGTTTTcgaaaacccaaataaaaaatctaatCAAAAGACAACCAAAATTGCTTTATTCTGATACTGAGAAAACCCTTTTGCCCAAATTAGAGTTTCTTTACTCCATAGGTTTTTCAATGCCTGAGCTTGCTAAGCTCTTGAGTGATTATCCTCCATTGTTGAGAGCTAGTTTAGAGAAACGAATTATCCCTTCATTTAATTTACTTAGGAATTTGTTTCAATCTGATGATAAGGCTATTAAGTCTATAAAACGATTTGCTGGTATTCTTGTATCCGATTTTGAGAAGAATTTGCTTCCGAATATGAATATTTTGAGAGGAATTGGAGTCCCCGAATCGAATATTCTTTTGCAGCTTCATCGTAAGCCTAGAACACTTATGTTTAATCCGGTTCGACTTGAGGAGATTGTTGAGGAAGTCAAAAGAATGGGGATAGATACTTCAAGGAAGAAGTTTCTCGATGTGGTTTTCGCTATGAAATCAATGACCAAATCCACATTAGAGAAGAAGATTGATGTTTATAAGAGATGGGGTTGGTCTGACCAAGAGATTCACGAAGCTTTCCGAAGGTATCCGTTGTGTATGACGGTTTCGGAAGATAAGATCATGGCTATAATGGATTTTCTGGTGAACAAAATGGGCTACAGTTCGACTCTCGTTGCCAAACAATCGAGTGTTTTATCACGGAGTTTAGAGAAGAGGATTGTCCCGAGGGCTTTGTTTGCTCAAGAATTGTCATCAAAAGGTTTGGTTAATGACTTTAAATTGTCTGTATTGTTTGACACATCGGAGAAGACGTTCAACAAGATGTTTGGTGACTATTTCGTAAAGAAAGCACCCGAGCTCTTGAAGCTATACAAAGAAAATGTTGAGAAGTGA